The Symphalangus syndactylus isolate Jambi chromosome 3, NHGRI_mSymSyn1-v2.1_pri, whole genome shotgun sequence genome has a segment encoding these proteins:
- the BARX1 gene encoding homeobox protein BarH-like 1 — protein sequence MQRPGEPGAARFGPPEGCADHRPHRYRSFMIEEILTEPPGPKGAAPAAAAAAAGELLKFGVQALLAARPFHSHLAVLKAEQAAVFKFPLAPLGCSGLSSALLAAGPGLPGAAGAPHLPLELQLRGKLEAAGPGEPGTKAKKGRRSRTVFTELQLMGLEKRFEKQKYLSTPDRIDLAESLGLSQLQVKTWYQNRRMKWKKIVLQGGGLESPTKPKGRPKKNSIPTSEQLTEQERAKDAEKPAEVPGEPSDRSRED from the exons ATGCAGCGGCCGGGGGAGCCGGGCGCCGCGCGCTTCGGCCCGCCCGAGGGCTGCGCGGACCACCGGCCGCACCGCTATCGCAGCTTCATGATTGAGGAGATCCTCACGGAGCCACCAGGGCCCAAGGGCGCCGCGCCCGCAGCCGCCGCTGCCGCGGCGGGCGAGCTGCTGAAGTTCGGCGTGCAGGCGCTGCTGGCGGCGCGGCCCTTCCACAGCCACCTGG CCGTGCTGAAGGCCGAGCAGGCAGCGGTGTTCAAGTTCCCACTGGCGCCGCTGGGCTGTTCAGGGCTGAGCTCTGCGCTGCTGGCGGCGGGGCCTGGGCTGCCCGGCGCCGCGGGTGCGCCACACCTGCCGCTCGAGTTGCAGCTCCGCGGGAAGCTGGAGGCGGCAGGCCCTGGGGAGCCAGGCACCAAGGCCAAGAAGGGGCGTCGGAGCCGCACTGTGTTCACCGAGCTGCAGCTGATGGGCCTGGAGAAACGCTTCGAGAAGCAGAAGTACCTTTCCACGCCGGACAG AATAGATCTTGCTGAGTCCCTGGGCCTGAGCCAGTTGCAGGTGAAGACGTGGTACCAGAATCGGAGGATGAAGTGGAAGAAAATA GTGCTGCAGGGCGGCGGCCTGGAGTCTCCCACCAAGCCCAAGGGGCGGCCCAAGAAGAACTCAATTCCAACGAGCGAGCAGCTTACTGAGCAGGAGCGCgccaaggatgcagagaaaccgGCGGAGGTGCCGGGCGAGCCCAGCGACAGGAGCCGCGAGGACTGA